A DNA window from Porites lutea chromosome 6, jaPorLute2.1, whole genome shotgun sequence contains the following coding sequences:
- the LOC140940184 gene encoding sodium/potassium/calcium exchanger 4-like — translation MEVEINKSIPHKPSFENFPLDFMTPDQRRHGAIVAHFLIALYMFGALTLVCDKYFIPSLERITHKFKVRSDVAGATFMAAGGSAAELFICIVGVFVTKNDIGPGTVVGSAAFNLLFVVGLCGLFAGSVLRLSRWPLLRDSFCYLLSIGALVAIIFDRKVYWYEALLLVCMYLFYVAIMYHNQALEEFFFKKLTKVTEKTSQTSNDIEKNEEDDEKTKLLSKEEEGEKLRQDEKRLLVTEPQIQVQINQNDESPFSFPEGTFQRFLWLMKLPVQCLMYLTIPDCRKDRWEKWYFVTFIMSLIWIGLFSYILVWMVTIIGFTLGISDVIMGLTFLAAGGSVSDGISSLIVARQGDGDMAVANVFGSNLFDILLCLGLPWFFKTSLIDSGSHVNVEEGHVIYTLLCLLAGVILAVLSIKFNKWCLSKFLGLFFIVFFTAFVTIAVLCEFYLR, via the coding sequence ATGGAGGTAGAAATAAACAAAAGCATTCCTCACAAGCCATCCTTTGAAAACTTCCCTCTAGATTTTATGACACCAGACCAGAGACGCCATGGGGCCATCGTCGCTCACTTTCTGATAGCGCTTTATATGTTTGGTGCCTTAACTTTGGTCTGCGATAAGTACTTTATTCCCTCTCTGGAACGCATCACACACAAGTTCAAGGTGCGCTCAGATGTTGCCGGAGCCACGTTTATGGCCGCCGGTGGTTCGGCAGCTGAGCTGTTTATCTGCATCGTTGGTGTTTTTGTGACAAAAAACGACATTGGCCCTGGAACTGTTGTGGGATCCGCGGCGTTTAACCTTCTCTTTGTCGTGGGTTTATGTGGTCTGTTTGCTGGCTCAGTTCTGCGTTTGTCACGCTGGCCCCTGTTGCGTGACTCATTCTGTTACCTGTTAAGTATTGGCGCCCTGGTCGCCATCATTTTCGACAGGAAAGTATACTGGTACGAGGCTTTGCTGTTGGTCTGCATGTACTTATTTTATGTTGCTATAATGTACCATAATCAAGCCCTTGAAGAGTTCTTCTTTAAGAAGTTAACAAAGGTCACTGAGAAGACAAGTCAAACAAGCAATGACATTGAAAAGAATGAAGAAGATGACGAGAAAACGAAATTGCTctcaaaagaagaagaaggcgAAAAACTCAGGCAAGATGAGAAACGCCTACTTGTAACCGAACCTCAAATTCAAGTTCAAATCAATCAAAATGATGAATCACCTTTTTCATTTCCTGAAGGAACTTTTCAAAGATTCTTGTGGTTAATGAAGTTACCCGTCCAGTGCTTGATGTACCTGACAATTCCCGACTGCCGCAAAGACAGATGGGAGAAGTGGTATTTTGTCACATTCATTATGTCCCTGATATGGATCGGATTGTTCTCTTACATCCTGGTTTGGATGGTGACCATAATCGGCTTCACGCTTGGCATCTCTGATGTTATAATGGGTCTTACCTTTTTAGCGGCAGGAGGCAGTGTGTCTGATGGAATATCCAGCCTGATAGTTGCTCGTCAAGGCGACGGGGACATGGCTGTCGCTAACGTATTTGGAAGCAATTTATTTGACATTTTGTTATGCCTAGGACTCCCTTGGTTTTTTAAGACCTCACTTATCGACTCTGGAAGCCATGTGAACGTGGAGGAAGGCCACGTGATTTACACGTTACTTTGCCTTTTGGCAGGGGTGATCTTGGCAGTACTCTCTATAAAGTTCAACAAATGGTGTTTAAGTAAGTTTCTTGgcttattttttattgtctttttcaCTGCCTTCGTCACCATTGCAGTCCTCTGTGAATTTTACTTGCGCTGA
- the LOC140940907 gene encoding sodium/potassium/calcium exchanger 3-like, with the protein MAREGRVLCRFALLFLFACFIFPTVLYKSISPKSPRTNNPVVVSSRTRKSVELTDNTNNTNNSTMLQKVLTLMKALADSSSPKNCVKPSIDEFPDDFMTQYQRQKQGGVVIHFLLALYMFIALAIVCDDYFVPSLEQITDKLHMHSDVAGATFMAAGSSAPELFTSVIGVFITKSDIGLGTIVGSAVFNILFIVAICGLFAGSKLRLSRWPLLRDSLCYLLSIVALIAITYDKNVFWYESLVLVCMYLLYVLIMYFNQSLEGCFQRLTGFEEGDNDLPKNSSNDEEGKSLLRNEESSNPSEDYQEEEVQIIDKDEDSPFSVPEGLISRSLWIVALPLTCLFYVTIPDCRKERWEKWYLVSFFVSVVWIALLSYVLVWMVEIIGFTLGIDDVIMGLTFLAAGSSVPDGISSLIVARQGDGDMAVSNTIGSNVFDILLCLGLPWLLRTTIVDTGGYVVVLSGSIIYTSISLFGTVFVTLLFVVLNKWYLNKCLGMILLFLYFAFITVATLFELNYFGDFNMPICRT; encoded by the coding sequence ATGGCACGAGAGGGAAGGGTTCTTTGCCGGTTTGCTCTGCTgtttttatttgcttgtttCATTTTCCCAACTGTTCTTTACAAGTCTATATCGCCGAAATCACCACGAACAAACAACCCTGTGGTCGTTTCCAGTCGAACGAGGAAGTCAGTGGAACTAACTGACAACACGAACAACACGAACAACTCGACCATGCTGCAAAAAGTGCTGACGTTGATGAAGGCCCTTGCCGATTCGTCTTCTCCGAAAAACTGTGTTAAGCCATCCATAGATGAATTTCCAGATGACTTTATGACTCAGTACCAGCGACAAAAGCAAGGAGGTGTCGTCATTCACTTTCTATTAGCGCTTTACATGTTCATTGCTTTAGCGATTGTTTGTGATGACTACTTCGTTCCTTCTCTGGAGCAAATCACCGACAAGTTACATATGCACTCCGATGTCGCCGGTGCCACTTTCATGGCCGCTGGTAGCTCTGCTCCTGAATTATTCACTTCTGTTATCGGAGTTTTTATAACAAAAAGTGACATCGGCCTTGGTACTATAGTAGGATCTGCAGTGTTCAATATACTTTTTATCGTGGCCATTTGTGGTTTGTTCGCTGGCTCCAAGCTGCGTCTGTCCCGGTGGCCGCTGCTGCGTGACTCGTTGTGTTACTTGTTGAGTATTGTTGCTTTGATCGCCATTACTTACGACAAAAACGTGTTCTGGTACGAGTCATTAGTGCTGGTTTGCATGTACTTATTATATGTTTTGATCATGTACTTCAACCAATCCCTTGAGGGTTGTTTTCAGAGATTAACAGGATTTGAAGAGGGAGACAATGACTTGCCTAAGAATAGCTCAAATGATGAGGAAGGAAAGTCACTCCTTAGAAATGAAGAAAGCTCAAACCCTTCAGAAGATTATCAAGAAGAAGAAGTACAAATTATTGACAAAGATGAGGATTCACCATTTTCAGTACCTGAAGGCCTAATTTCTCGATCCCTTTGGATTGTAGCATTACCTCTCACGTGTCTTTTTTATGTGACAATTCCTGACTGCCGTAAAGAAAGATGGGAGAAGTGGTAccttgtttcattttttgtatctGTGGTATGGATTGCGCTTCTCTCATACGTCCTTGTTTGGATGGTTGAAATAATCGGCTTCACGCTTGGCatcgatgacgtcataatggGCCTTACTTTTCTTGCAGCAGGGAGTAGTGTGCCAGATGGGATATCAAGCCTGATTGTTGCTCGTCAAGGAGACGGGGACATGGCTGTCTCAAACACAATTGGAAGCAACGTATTTGACATCTTATTATGTCTAGGACTTCCTTGGCTTCTAAGGACCACAATAGTTGACACTGGAGGCTATGTAGTGGTTTTAAGTGGGAGCATCATTTACACATCAATTTCTCTATTTGGTACGGTCTTTGTTACCTTACTGTTTGTAGTTTTAAACAAATGGTATTTAAATAAGTGTCTTGGAATgatacttctttttctttactttgcTTTCATTACAGTTGCAACCCTATTTGAGCTTAACTATTTTGGGGATTTCAACATGCCAATCTGTCGGACATAG